In a genomic window of Nodosilinea sp. E11:
- a CDS encoding DEAD/DEAH box helicase — protein MPPQLRPYQVDLINDLYRKLNEGHKRVAIVAGTGAGKTVISGQICAHAEGAGKRLMFLVHLDVLVGQTFEKMESFGLHCGFIKAGWEENRDAPIQIASIQTMAKRRWWQEWVPDVVFYDEGHITLFSQVGKKVLKTFPHAVHLVMTATPKRLGKEQLGDYMDALVASPVPSDLQQRGFLAPMKYYSMPPDGVVNLQEVKTVRGDYDEAALKNACDRPELIEKIVREWQRLCPGKRTIAFCVDIEHARHVADAFNAAGIPADTVEGGTPIKDRKRMYSDLRDEKLMVLTSCNVISIGFDEPSVEVGLMLRPTQSSALHLQQIGRVMRISPQSGKQYGLILDQAGNLERLGFPEDIKDYHLPVQAQKDSEGGTPPPTKPCPQCGRIVLSFFVKCPDCGHQWITDRPINLEDMVEIYSAEQAHQINDIPTLVDLFHGHRRRAYLRRNAPTWAERSFWEQCGRWPKDAWCFGSIFGPRPTPTQMWEYFEYLQKSAKRIGKRQDWIVQEFEKECGSGSFQRLANLRQAL, from the coding sequence ATGCCACCCCAACTGCGCCCCTACCAGGTTGACCTGATCAACGACCTCTACCGCAAGCTCAATGAAGGGCACAAGCGGGTGGCGATCGTAGCTGGTACCGGGGCGGGCAAAACCGTGATCAGCGGCCAGATCTGCGCCCATGCCGAAGGGGCGGGCAAGCGGCTGATGTTTTTGGTGCACCTCGATGTGCTGGTGGGCCAAACCTTTGAAAAAATGGAATCCTTTGGCTTGCACTGCGGGTTCATCAAGGCGGGCTGGGAAGAAAACCGCGACGCGCCGATCCAGATCGCCAGCATTCAAACTATGGCCAAACGACGCTGGTGGCAGGAGTGGGTGCCCGATGTGGTGTTCTACGACGAGGGCCACATTACCCTGTTTAGCCAGGTGGGCAAAAAGGTGCTCAAGACCTTCCCCCATGCGGTGCATCTGGTGATGACCGCGACCCCCAAGCGCCTGGGCAAAGAACAGTTGGGCGACTACATGGATGCCCTGGTGGCCTCTCCTGTGCCCAGTGACCTGCAACAGCGGGGGTTTTTAGCCCCGATGAAATACTACAGCATGCCCCCCGATGGGGTCGTCAACCTGCAAGAAGTCAAGACCGTGCGGGGCGACTACGACGAGGCCGCGCTGAAGAATGCCTGCGATCGCCCCGAGCTGATCGAAAAAATCGTGCGTGAGTGGCAGCGCCTTTGCCCCGGCAAACGCACGATCGCTTTCTGCGTCGATATCGAGCACGCCCGCCACGTTGCCGATGCCTTTAACGCCGCCGGTATCCCCGCCGATACGGTGGAGGGCGGCACCCCAATCAAAGACCGCAAGCGGATGTACAGCGACCTGCGCGACGAAAAGCTCATGGTGCTCACCTCCTGCAATGTGATCAGCATCGGCTTTGATGAACCCAGTGTGGAAGTAGGACTCATGCTGCGGCCCACCCAGTCGAGCGCCCTGCACCTGCAACAGATTGGCCGCGTCATGCGCATCTCGCCTCAGTCGGGTAAGCAGTACGGCCTCATTCTCGATCAGGCGGGCAACCTGGAGCGCCTGGGCTTTCCCGAAGATATTAAGGACTACCACCTGCCGGTGCAGGCGCAAAAGGACAGTGAGGGGGGCACACCGCCACCGACAAAGCCCTGCCCCCAGTGCGGTCGCATTGTGCTGTCGTTTTTTGTCAAATGCCCCGACTGTGGCCACCAGTGGATCACCGATCGCCCCATCAATCTGGAAGACATGGTGGAGATTTACTCCGCCGAACAGGCCCACCAAATCAACGACATCCCCACCCTGGTGGACCTATTCCACGGCCACCGCCGCCGCGCCTACCTGCGCCGCAACGCGCCGACCTGGGCCGAGCGTTCGTTTTGGGAGCAATGCGGTCGGTGGCCGAAGGATGCCTGGTGTTTTGGCTCAATTTTTGGCCCTCGGCCTACCCCCACCCAAATGTGGGAGTACTTCGAATACCTGCAAAAAAGCGCTAAGCGCATCGGCAAGCGCCAGGATTGGATTGTGCAGGAGTTTGAGAAGGAATGCGGTTCCGGCAGTTTTCAGCGTCTCGCCAACCTGCGCCAAGCCCTTTAG
- a CDS encoding YkvA family protein, producing MKVPVFGRIYSTLLKHPRYRWVVIGASLIYLVSPIDISPDLIPVVGWIDDGVVATLLTTGITQVLLDRRQAMKDQKTLANQNDATALPIDSETP from the coding sequence ATGAAAGTTCCCGTCTTTGGCCGTATTTACAGCACGCTGCTCAAGCACCCCCGCTATCGCTGGGTGGTGATCGGAGCGTCGCTCATCTACTTGGTTAGCCCCATCGACATTTCCCCCGACCTCATTCCCGTCGTCGGCTGGATTGATGACGGCGTGGTGGCAACGCTGCTGACTACGGGCATTACCCAGGTGCTGCTCGATCGCCGTCAGGCCATGAAAGATCAAAAAACCTTGGCCAACCAGAACGATGCCACGGCCCTACCCATTGATTCCGAAACACCGTAA
- a CDS encoding aldo/keto reductase has product MDSRRLGNTDIEITPLIFGTWQAGKSGWVGIEDQDVIDAMQAALDAGITTFDTAEVYGNGYSEELVGKALGDRRDRVVLATKVFANHLKADQVIEACENSLQRLQTEVIDLYQIHWPSGAFNSEIVPIGETMGALNQLKEQGKIRAIGVSNFSRAQLEEAMTYGRIDSLQPPYSLFWRGVETELRPYCVEHNLSILAYSSLAQGLLTGKFGPGQQFPKEDIRSKNKLFQPPLYEKAQAALEQLRSIADRHHTTLGNLALAWLIAQPQTTAIVGARNSAQAKENASAAAVALSADDLADIDAISRTVTDHLPADPVMWTFG; this is encoded by the coding sequence ATGGACAGTCGCAGGTTGGGCAATACCGATATTGAGATTACACCGCTGATTTTTGGCACCTGGCAGGCGGGCAAAAGCGGTTGGGTCGGCATCGAAGACCAGGACGTAATTGACGCGATGCAGGCGGCCCTGGATGCGGGCATTACCACCTTTGACACCGCTGAAGTCTACGGCAATGGTTACTCCGAAGAACTGGTGGGCAAGGCGCTGGGAGATAGGCGTGATCGAGTGGTTTTGGCCACCAAGGTGTTTGCCAACCACCTCAAAGCCGACCAGGTGATCGAAGCCTGCGAAAATTCGCTCCAGCGGCTGCAGACTGAGGTGATTGACCTCTACCAAATCCACTGGCCCTCGGGAGCCTTTAACAGCGAGATTGTGCCCATTGGCGAAACCATGGGGGCGCTGAACCAGCTCAAAGAACAGGGTAAAATTCGGGCGATCGGGGTGTCAAATTTTTCTCGGGCACAGCTCGAAGAGGCGATGACCTATGGCCGCATCGACAGCCTACAGCCGCCCTATTCTCTCTTCTGGCGCGGGGTCGAAACCGAGCTGAGGCCCTACTGCGTCGAGCACAACCTCAGCATTCTGGCCTACTCATCGCTGGCCCAGGGGTTATTAACTGGCAAGTTTGGCCCCGGCCAGCAGTTTCCCAAAGAAGACATTCGCAGTAAAAACAAGTTGTTTCAGCCGCCGCTCTACGAAAAGGCCCAGGCAGCGTTAGAACAATTGCGTTCGATCGCCGATCGCCACCACACAACCCTGGGCAATTTGGCACTGGCCTGGCTGATCGCACAGCCACAGACCACGGCGATCGTCGGGGCTCGCAACAGCGCCCAGGCCAAGGAGAATGCCAGCGCTGCCGCCGTAGCCCTTTCTGCCGACGATTTGGCTGACATTGACGCCATTAGTCGCACCGTGACCGATCATCTGCCCGCCGACCCGGTGATGTGGACCTTTGGGTAA